A genomic region of Xanthomonas campestris pv. phormiicola contains the following coding sequences:
- the lapB gene encoding lipopolysaccharide assembly protein LapB has protein sequence MDFLTEWFWFFLFLPLAALSGWVIGRRGGQRHGDTQVSRLSSTYFRGLNYLLNEEPDKAIELFLHIAELDKETFETQVALGHLFRRRGEVDRAIRLHQGLVQRADLSDPQRVQALLALGEDYMKSGLLDRAETVFTELAQIDQRAPQALKHLIGIYQAERDWEKAIDNATRYEDVTGEPMGKLIAQFECELADRYRASGKSELARAAIARAYQADATSVRAGILEGRIDVDDGNDEAAIRAFERAARHDPDYLPEIMPALMDCYRRRGNDLSGARAFLSEMTEHYRGIAPVLALTRLMESQEGVSAARAYLGRQLKDRPSVRGESALIDLTLAEGADSTATLQDLKHITDQLLVRNPSYRCTRCGFGARTHHWQCPSCKEWGTVKPLLNYAVV, from the coding sequence ATGGACTTCCTGACCGAGTGGTTCTGGTTCTTCCTGTTCCTGCCGCTGGCGGCGCTGAGCGGATGGGTGATCGGCCGCCGCGGTGGCCAGCGCCATGGCGACACGCAGGTCAGCCGGCTTTCCAGCACGTATTTCCGCGGCCTGAACTACCTGCTCAACGAAGAGCCGGACAAGGCGATCGAGCTGTTCCTGCATATCGCCGAGCTGGACAAGGAGACCTTCGAGACCCAGGTCGCGCTCGGCCACCTGTTCCGCCGGCGCGGTGAAGTCGACCGCGCCATCCGCTTGCACCAGGGCCTGGTGCAGCGTGCCGATCTCAGCGATCCGCAGCGCGTCCAGGCCTTGCTGGCGCTGGGCGAGGACTACATGAAATCCGGCCTGCTGGACCGGGCCGAGACCGTGTTCACCGAGTTGGCGCAGATCGACCAGCGCGCGCCGCAGGCGCTCAAGCACCTGATCGGCATCTACCAGGCCGAGCGCGACTGGGAAAAGGCGATCGACAACGCCACCCGTTACGAAGACGTGACCGGCGAGCCGATGGGCAAGCTGATCGCGCAGTTCGAATGCGAGCTGGCCGACCGTTACCGCGCATCCGGCAAGTCCGAGCTGGCGCGGGCGGCGATCGCGCGCGCCTACCAGGCCGACGCCACCTCGGTGCGCGCCGGCATTCTGGAAGGGCGCATCGACGTGGACGACGGCAACGACGAGGCCGCGATCCGCGCCTTCGAACGTGCCGCGCGGCACGATCCGGACTACCTGCCGGAGATCATGCCGGCGCTGATGGACTGCTATCGCCGCCGCGGCAACGATCTCAGCGGCGCGCGCGCCTTCCTGTCGGAAATGACCGAGCACTACCGCGGCATCGCGCCGGTGCTGGCGCTGACCCGGCTGATGGAATCGCAGGAAGGCGTGTCCGCGGCGCGCGCCTACCTCGGGCGGCAGCTGAAGGATCGGCCGTCGGTGCGCGGCGAGTCGGCATTGATCGACCTGACCCTGGCCGAGGGCGCCGATTCCACCGCTACCCTGCAGGACCTGAAGCACATCACCGACCAGTTGCTGGTGCGCAATCCCAGCTACCGCTGCACGCGCTGCGGCTTCGGCGCGCGCACCCATCACTGGCAGTGCCCGAGCTGCAAGGAGTGGGGCACGGTCAAGCCCTTGCTCAACTACGCGGTGGTGTAG
- a CDS encoding 3-hydroxyacyl-CoA dehydrogenase/enoyl-CoA hydratase family protein yields MSNPLLVRRAAVLGAGVMGAQIAAHLTNAGVDTVLFDLPAKDGHPDGVVLKAIANLTKLSPAPLASASLAEAITPANYDSGLEQLRGCDLIIEAIAERMDWKQDLYKKIAPFVADHAVLASNTSGLGINALSDVLPEQLRHRYCGVHFFNPPRYMHLAELIPAKGTDAAVLEGLEAFLVTTLGKGVVYAKDTPNFIGNRIGVFSILSTIHHTAQSGLGFDEVDALTGPLVGRPKSATYRTSDVVGLDTMAHVIKTMADTLPDDPWHQYFASPKWLDALIAKGALGQKVGAGIFRKVGKDIVVLDLEKQDYRPADRSAAPDVVEILKIRNPAEKFAKLRESQHPQAQFLWATFRDLFHYSAYHLADIAETARDVDLAIRWGYGWSLGPFETWQAAGWKQVAQWIADDIVAGKAMSSAPLPDWVFDGRDGVHAAEGSYSPARNAKLPRSALPVYQRQRFPDPLLGETFAPGETVFENDGLRLWHDGDDIAVVSFKTKMNTVSDQVLDGLQEAVGRAEKDFKGLVIWQHKEPFSAGADLAGALGLLQAGKVAAFEAMVANFQATSQRIKYSLVPVVAAVRGLALGGGCEFQMHSAKTVAALESYIGLVEAGVGLLPAGGGLKEIAVRASQAAGPGGDVFAELKKTFETVAMAKVSTSAVNAKELGLLRGTDKVVFNSYEALYIAKAEARALAEGGYRPPLPARRIQVAGDVGIATFKMLLVNMLEGRLISEYDYEIATRIATVLCGGEIDRGALVDEEWLLKLERKHFVELAQQEKTQARIGHMLKTGKPLRN; encoded by the coding sequence ATGTCCAACCCCCTGCTAGTCCGCCGTGCCGCCGTCCTGGGCGCGGGCGTGATGGGCGCGCAAATCGCTGCGCACCTGACCAACGCCGGCGTCGACACCGTGCTGTTCGATCTTCCCGCCAAGGACGGCCATCCCGACGGCGTCGTGCTCAAGGCCATCGCCAACCTGACCAAGCTGAGCCCGGCGCCGCTGGCCAGCGCGAGCCTGGCCGAAGCCATCACCCCGGCCAACTACGACTCGGGCCTGGAGCAGCTGCGCGGCTGCGACCTGATCATCGAAGCCATCGCCGAGCGCATGGACTGGAAACAGGACCTGTACAAGAAGATCGCCCCGTTCGTGGCCGATCACGCGGTGCTGGCCTCCAACACCTCCGGCCTGGGCATCAATGCGCTGTCCGACGTGCTGCCCGAGCAGCTGCGCCACCGCTACTGCGGCGTGCACTTCTTCAACCCGCCGCGCTATATGCACCTGGCCGAGCTGATCCCGGCCAAGGGCACCGATGCGGCGGTGCTGGAAGGCCTGGAAGCGTTCCTGGTGACCACCCTGGGCAAGGGCGTGGTCTATGCCAAGGACACCCCGAACTTCATCGGCAACCGCATCGGCGTGTTCTCGATCCTGTCCACCATCCACCACACCGCGCAGTCCGGCCTGGGTTTCGACGAGGTGGACGCGCTGACCGGCCCGCTGGTGGGCCGCCCGAAGTCGGCGACCTACCGCACCTCCGACGTGGTCGGCCTGGACACCATGGCCCACGTCATCAAGACCATGGCCGACACCCTGCCCGACGATCCGTGGCACCAGTACTTCGCCTCGCCGAAGTGGCTGGACGCGCTGATCGCCAAGGGCGCGCTGGGCCAGAAGGTCGGCGCCGGCATCTTCCGCAAGGTCGGCAAGGACATCGTGGTGCTGGACCTGGAGAAGCAGGACTACCGCCCGGCCGACCGCAGCGCGGCGCCGGACGTGGTCGAGATCCTGAAGATCAGGAACCCGGCGGAGAAGTTCGCCAAGCTGCGCGAGAGCCAGCATCCGCAGGCGCAGTTCCTGTGGGCGACGTTCCGCGACCTGTTCCACTACAGCGCCTACCACCTGGCCGACATCGCCGAGACCGCACGCGACGTGGACCTGGCGATCCGCTGGGGCTACGGCTGGTCGCTGGGCCCGTTCGAGACCTGGCAGGCCGCCGGCTGGAAGCAGGTGGCGCAGTGGATCGCCGACGACATCGTGGCCGGCAAGGCCATGTCCAGCGCGCCGCTGCCGGACTGGGTGTTCGACGGCCGCGACGGCGTGCATGCCGCCGAGGGCAGCTACAGCCCCGCGCGCAACGCCAAGCTGCCGCGCTCGGCGCTGCCGGTGTACCAGCGCCAGCGCTTCCCCGATCCGCTGCTGGGCGAGACGTTCGCGCCGGGCGAGACGGTGTTCGAGAACGACGGCCTGCGCCTGTGGCACGACGGCGACGACATCGCCGTGGTCAGCTTCAAGACCAAGATGAACACCGTCTCCGACCAGGTGCTCGACGGCCTGCAGGAAGCGGTCGGCCGCGCCGAGAAGGACTTCAAGGGCCTGGTGATCTGGCAGCACAAGGAACCCTTCTCCGCCGGTGCCGACCTGGCCGGCGCGCTGGGCCTGCTGCAGGCCGGCAAGGTCGCTGCGTTCGAGGCGATGGTCGCCAACTTCCAGGCCACCAGCCAGCGCATCAAGTATTCGCTGGTGCCGGTGGTCGCGGCGGTGCGCGGCCTGGCCCTGGGCGGCGGCTGCGAATTCCAGATGCACAGCGCCAAGACCGTGGCCGCGCTGGAGAGCTACATCGGCCTGGTCGAGGCCGGCGTCGGCCTGCTGCCGGCCGGCGGCGGCCTGAAGGAGATCGCGGTGCGCGCTTCGCAGGCGGCCGGTCCGGGCGGCGACGTGTTCGCCGAGCTGAAGAAGACCTTCGAGACCGTGGCGATGGCCAAGGTCTCCACCTCGGCGGTCAACGCCAAGGAACTGGGCCTGCTGCGCGGCACCGACAAGGTCGTGTTCAACAGCTACGAGGCGCTGTACATCGCCAAGGCCGAGGCGCGCGCGCTGGCCGAGGGCGGCTACCGCCCGCCGCTGCCGGCACGCCGCATCCAGGTCGCCGGCGACGTCGGCATCGCCACCTTCAAGATGCTGCTGGTGAACATGCTGGAAGGCCGCTTAATCAGCGAATACGACTACGAGATCGCCACCCGCATCGCCACCGTGCTGTGTGGCGGCGAAATCGACCGCGGCGCGCTGGTGGACGAGGAATGGCTGCTCAAGCTCGAGCGCAAGCACTTCGTCGAACTGGCCCAGCAGGAAAAGACCCAGGCACGGATCGGTCACATGCTCAAGACGGGTAAGCCGCTTAGGAACTGA
- a CDS encoding TetR family transcriptional regulator has protein sequence MAKQAHFSTKDRILSAAEELFAQHGFSGTSLRQVTSQADVNIAAVNYHFGSKENLVNEVFRRRMDEMTAARLAQLEAAQRQHPGQLGPVLAAFVEPALAMAQDRQSGGAFVRVIARAYAEKNDSLRQFLSDHYGHVLREFGKAIAACVPGLSKEELYWRLDFLAGALTYAMADFGLIKRPAGVSEGAHRAHAARELIRFAEAGFLARAVP, from the coding sequence ATGGCAAAGCAAGCGCACTTCTCCACCAAGGACCGCATCCTCAGCGCGGCCGAGGAACTGTTCGCCCAGCATGGCTTCTCCGGCACTTCGCTGCGCCAGGTCACCAGCCAGGCCGACGTCAACATCGCCGCGGTCAACTACCACTTCGGCTCCAAGGAGAACCTGGTCAACGAGGTGTTCCGGCGGCGCATGGACGAGATGACCGCCGCACGCCTGGCGCAGCTGGAGGCCGCACAGCGCCAGCATCCGGGCCAGCTCGGGCCGGTGCTGGCGGCATTCGTGGAGCCGGCGCTGGCGATGGCCCAGGACCGCCAGAGCGGCGGCGCCTTCGTGCGCGTGATCGCCCGCGCCTACGCCGAGAAGAACGACAGCCTGCGCCAGTTCCTGTCCGACCACTACGGCCACGTGCTGCGCGAGTTCGGCAAGGCCATCGCCGCCTGCGTGCCCGGGCTGAGCAAGGAAGAACTGTACTGGCGCCTGGACTTCCTGGCCGGCGCGCTGACCTACGCCATGGCCGATTTCGGCCTGATCAAGCGCCCCGCCGGGGTCAGCGAAGGCGCGCACCGCGCCCACGCCGCGCGCGAACTGATCCGTTTCGCCGAAGCCGGCTTCCTGGCCCGCGCCGTGCCCTGA
- a CDS encoding glycosyltransferase family 4 protein, with translation MQLAGWVLLAALAAFSALGTWLSRRYALKHKLMDAPGERRSHTVATPRGGGVAIVAAVLAACAYAVALWPQQGMAIAAFAGGLVLVAGVGWWDDHRPLSAALRLLVHALAATLLAALVYRLHQNPWLTALTWLATISLINIWNFMDGINGLATSQAMLVALGFAVLLPAPLRWPCWVLIVACAGFLPFNYPRARIFLGDVGSGALGYLVAALFALCNVATELTPWLLLIPLSAFAIDAGFTLLSRMLAGERWWQPHAQHFYQRWVHTGRSHALVTFAYALFSIVAITIAWFGETLRTEGQVGLALAWSLSASALWLTLRKGLR, from the coding sequence ATGCAGTTGGCAGGGTGGGTGCTGCTCGCCGCGCTGGCAGCATTCAGCGCGCTCGGGACCTGGCTGTCGCGCCGCTATGCCCTCAAGCACAAGCTGATGGACGCGCCCGGCGAGCGTCGCAGCCATACGGTGGCGACGCCGCGCGGCGGCGGTGTGGCGATCGTGGCCGCGGTGCTGGCGGCGTGCGCGTATGCGGTGGCGCTGTGGCCGCAACAGGGGATGGCGATCGCGGCGTTCGCTGGCGGACTGGTGCTGGTCGCCGGCGTCGGCTGGTGGGACGACCACCGGCCGCTGTCGGCCGCGCTGCGGCTGCTGGTGCATGCGCTGGCCGCCACCTTGCTGGCCGCGCTTGTCTACCGATTGCACCAGAATCCCTGGCTGACCGCGCTGACCTGGCTGGCGACGATCTCGCTGATCAACATCTGGAACTTCATGGACGGCATCAATGGCCTGGCCACCAGCCAGGCGATGCTGGTGGCATTGGGTTTCGCCGTCTTGCTGCCCGCGCCGCTGCGCTGGCCTTGCTGGGTGCTGATCGTGGCCTGTGCGGGTTTCCTGCCCTTCAACTATCCGCGGGCACGCATCTTCCTCGGCGACGTCGGCAGTGGGGCGCTGGGGTATCTGGTCGCCGCGCTGTTCGCGTTGTGCAATGTCGCGACCGAGCTCACACCATGGTTGCTGTTGATACCACTGTCGGCATTCGCCATCGACGCAGGCTTCACGCTGCTGTCGCGCATGCTCGCGGGCGAACGCTGGTGGCAACCGCATGCGCAACATTTTTACCAGCGTTGGGTACATACGGGCAGGAGCCACGCGCTTGTGACCTTCGCCTATGCCCTGTTCAGCATTGTCGCGATTACAATCGCCTGGTTCGGTGAAACGCTGCGCACCGAGGGGCAGGTTGGGTTGGCGCTTGCCTGGTCCCTATCGGCGAGCGCGCTTTGGCTGACTTTGCGCAAGGGATTGCGCTGA
- a CDS encoding LapA family protein: MRIARLLILLVFLLAGLVIGSLNSQQIVINFGFAGITTTSGIAIIVSLFAGVVIGAALVLATLVIPLYAKLRRANKAATAAAAPVVAPVPTYTPPVDGR; encoded by the coding sequence ATGAGAATTGCCCGTCTGCTGATATTGCTGGTGTTCCTGCTGGCCGGTCTGGTCATCGGATCGCTGAATTCGCAGCAGATCGTCATCAATTTCGGTTTCGCCGGCATCACCACCACCTCCGGCATCGCCATCATCGTCTCGCTGTTCGCCGGCGTGGTGATCGGCGCGGCACTGGTGTTGGCCACGCTGGTGATCCCGCTGTATGCAAAGCTGCGCCGCGCCAACAAGGCCGCGACCGCCGCTGCCGCGCCGGTCGTCGCACCGGTACCGACCTATACCCCGCCTGTGGACGGACGCTGA
- a CDS encoding polysaccharide biosynthesis protein, whose product MLSIRDRFTELFPKASVVVHDLAIVWICWQLLHAARYTMLPGEHPLPLWNLNTAIVLAAQGLVFWKVGLYRGLWRFASVPDLLNIFKASFYGLVAIVLGLAYSRFDSIPLSVLMVYPFALSALLGAPRLLYRAWKDYQIAHSDETARRVLIVGAGRAAEALVRDLRRSGAYHPVGFVDDAGHLHGAKLQGLPILGRIDEAGAIAKETAAKLLVIAIPSLDAAGMQRVVAICESTGLPFRTVPRLLDVLEGHFLPGELKEVAIEDLLGRKPVTPDWKLIKGWLSGRTVMVTGAGGSIGSELCRQCARHGARKVVLLEIDELALITIHADLHRTFPDLEIECVLGDCGDPAVTRHAMRLAEPDAVFHAAAYKQVPLLERQFREAVRNNVLATENVARACIAAKVSTFVFISTDKAVNPVNVLGASKRYAEMVCQSLDDQTVGTRFVTVRFGNVLDSAGSVVPLFREQIRQGGPVTVTDPQVTRYFMTIPEACQLIVQAAASASHGAIYTLDMGEPVPIRLLAEQMIRLAGKQPGRDIAIVYTGLRPGEKLHETLFYSDENYRPTSHPKILEAGARSFSRENVLQGLQQLRAAVAEYDSDGIEKVMRSTMPEFAPLRQQAGQDSSATIVPFPAREARRL is encoded by the coding sequence ATGCTTTCGATCCGCGACCGATTTACCGAGCTGTTCCCCAAGGCCTCCGTGGTCGTCCACGATCTGGCGATCGTGTGGATCTGCTGGCAGCTGCTGCATGCGGCGCGCTACACGATGCTGCCCGGCGAGCACCCCTTGCCGTTGTGGAACCTCAACACCGCCATCGTGCTGGCGGCGCAGGGCCTGGTGTTCTGGAAAGTCGGCCTGTATCGCGGGCTGTGGCGCTTCGCCAGCGTTCCGGATCTGCTGAACATCTTCAAGGCCAGTTTCTACGGGCTGGTCGCGATCGTGCTGGGGCTGGCCTACAGCCGCTTCGATTCCATTCCGCTGTCGGTGCTGATGGTGTATCCGTTCGCGCTGTCGGCGCTGCTCGGTGCGCCGCGGCTGCTGTACCGGGCGTGGAAGGACTACCAGATCGCGCATTCGGACGAGACCGCGCGGCGCGTGCTGATCGTCGGCGCCGGCCGTGCGGCCGAGGCGCTGGTGCGCGATCTGCGCCGCTCCGGCGCCTATCATCCGGTCGGCTTCGTCGACGATGCCGGCCATCTGCATGGCGCCAAGCTGCAGGGCCTGCCGATCCTGGGCCGGATCGACGAAGCCGGCGCGATCGCCAAGGAAACCGCGGCCAAGCTGCTGGTCATCGCCATCCCGTCGCTGGACGCGGCGGGCATGCAGCGGGTGGTGGCGATCTGCGAGAGCACCGGGTTGCCGTTCCGCACCGTGCCGCGCCTGCTCGACGTGCTCGAAGGCCACTTTCTGCCGGGCGAACTGAAGGAGGTCGCGATCGAGGACCTGCTCGGGCGCAAGCCGGTGACGCCGGACTGGAAGCTGATCAAGGGCTGGTTGTCCGGGCGCACGGTGATGGTCACCGGTGCCGGCGGCTCGATCGGTTCGGAACTATGCCGGCAGTGTGCCCGCCACGGCGCGCGCAAGGTGGTACTGCTGGAAATCGACGAGCTGGCGCTGATCACCATCCATGCCGATCTGCACCGCACCTTCCCCGACCTGGAGATCGAGTGCGTGCTCGGCGACTGCGGCGATCCGGCCGTGACCCGCCACGCGATGCGCCTCGCCGAGCCCGATGCGGTGTTCCATGCCGCGGCCTACAAGCAGGTGCCGCTGCTGGAGCGGCAGTTCCGCGAGGCGGTCCGCAACAACGTGCTGGCCACCGAGAACGTGGCCCGCGCCTGCATCGCCGCCAAGGTCTCGACCTTCGTGTTCATCTCCACCGACAAGGCGGTGAATCCGGTCAACGTGCTCGGCGCCTCCAAGCGTTATGCGGAGATGGTATGCCAGTCGCTGGACGACCAGACCGTGGGCACGCGCTTCGTCACCGTGCGCTTTGGCAATGTGCTCGATTCGGCCGGCAGCGTGGTGCCGCTGTTCCGCGAGCAGATCCGCCAGGGCGGCCCGGTCACCGTGACCGATCCGCAGGTGACCCGTTATTTCATGACCATTCCCGAGGCCTGCCAGCTGATCGTGCAGGCCGCCGCGTCGGCCTCGCACGGCGCCATCTACACGCTGGACATGGGCGAGCCGGTGCCGATCCGCCTGCTCGCCGAGCAGATGATCCGCCTGGCCGGCAAGCAGCCCGGTCGCGACATCGCGATCGTCTACACCGGGCTGCGCCCCGGCGAGAAGCTGCACGAGACCTTGTTCTATTCCGACGAGAACTATCGGCCCACCTCGCATCCGAAGATCCTGGAGGCCGGCGCGCGCAGTTTCTCGCGCGAGAACGTGTTGCAGGGTCTGCAGCAGCTGCGCGCGGCGGTGGCCGAATACGACAGCGACGGCATCGAGAAAGTGATGCGCAGCACCATGCCCGAATTCGCGCCGCTGCGACAACAAGCCGGTCAGGATAGCTCCGCTACAATCGTCCCATTCCCCGCACGCGAGGCCAGAAGGCTCTGA
- a CDS encoding acetyl-CoA C-acyltransferase produces MSKQIQEAYIVAATRTPVGKAPKGVFRNTRPDDMLAHVLRAVVSQAPGIDPSRIDDAIIGCAMPEGEQGMNVARIGVLLAGLPNSVAGQTINRFCSSGIQAVALAADQIRLGNADLMLAGGTESMSMVPMMGNKVALSPSVFADDHVAIAYGMGITAEKVAEEWKVSREDQDAFALASHQKAIAAIAAGEFRDEITPYEILSHQPDLAGNVIALRKRLVDTDEGPRPDSSIEGLAKLRPVFRNGQFGGSVTAGNSSQMSDGAGAVLLASEQAIKDYGLTPLARFVSFSVAGVRPEVMGIGPIAAIPKALKQAGLSKDQIDWIELNEAFAAQSLAVIRDSGLDPSKVNPLGGAIALGHPLGATGAIRTATLVHGLRRRQQKYGMVTMCIGTGMGAAGIIEAL; encoded by the coding sequence ATGAGCAAACAGATCCAGGAAGCCTACATCGTCGCCGCCACCCGTACCCCGGTCGGCAAGGCGCCCAAGGGCGTGTTCCGCAATACCCGTCCGGACGACATGCTGGCGCACGTGCTGCGCGCGGTGGTCTCGCAGGCGCCGGGCATCGACCCCTCGCGCATCGACGATGCGATCATCGGCTGCGCGATGCCCGAGGGCGAGCAAGGCATGAACGTGGCGCGCATCGGCGTGCTGCTGGCCGGGCTGCCCAATTCGGTGGCCGGGCAGACCATCAACCGCTTCTGCTCCTCCGGCATCCAGGCGGTGGCGCTGGCCGCGGACCAGATCCGCCTGGGCAACGCCGACCTGATGCTGGCCGGCGGCACCGAGTCGATGTCGATGGTGCCGATGATGGGCAACAAGGTCGCGCTGTCGCCGAGCGTGTTCGCCGACGACCACGTCGCCATCGCCTACGGCATGGGCATCACCGCCGAGAAGGTGGCCGAGGAGTGGAAGGTGTCGCGCGAGGACCAGGATGCGTTCGCGCTGGCCTCGCACCAGAAGGCCATCGCCGCGATCGCCGCCGGCGAATTCCGCGACGAGATCACCCCGTACGAGATCCTGTCGCACCAGCCCGACCTGGCCGGCAACGTCATCGCGCTGCGCAAGCGCCTGGTCGATACCGACGAAGGCCCGCGCCCGGACAGCTCGATCGAAGGCCTGGCCAAGCTGCGCCCGGTGTTCCGCAACGGCCAGTTCGGTGGCAGCGTCACCGCCGGCAACTCCTCGCAGATGAGCGACGGCGCCGGCGCGGTGCTGCTGGCCTCCGAGCAGGCGATCAAGGACTACGGCCTGACTCCCCTCGCCCGCTTCGTCAGCTTCTCGGTCGCCGGCGTGCGTCCGGAAGTGATGGGCATCGGCCCGATCGCGGCCATTCCCAAGGCGCTCAAGCAGGCCGGGCTGAGCAAGGACCAGATCGACTGGATCGAGCTCAACGAAGCCTTCGCCGCGCAGTCGCTGGCGGTGATCCGCGACAGCGGCCTGGATCCGTCCAAGGTCAACCCGCTCGGCGGCGCGATCGCGCTCGGCCATCCGCTCGGCGCCACCGGTGCGATCCGCACCGCCACGCTGGTGCACGGCCTGCGCCGCCGCCAGCAGAAGTACGGCATGGTCACCATGTGCATCGGCACCGGCATGGGCGCGGCCGGGATCATCGAAGCGCTCTGA
- the galU gene encoding UTP--glucose-1-phosphate uridylyltransferase GalU, with the protein MSKRIRKAVFPVAGLGTRFLPATKTVPKEMLPIIDRPLIQYAVDEAIEAGCDTLIFVTNRYKHAVADYFDKAYELEQKLERAGKLEQLELVRHVLPNGVRAIFVTQAEALGLGHAVLCAKPIIGDEPFAVLLPDDLIWNRGPGALTQMADVAERSGASVIAVQDVPHESTGSYGIVATEAFDGSEGKITAIVEKPKPADAPSDLAVVGRYVLSSKIFDLLEKTVPGAGGEIQLTDAIAALIGSDPVHAYRFEGTRFDCGTHIGLIEATIRYALDHEKLSKPAQDMMRRALADVEAGGK; encoded by the coding sequence ATGAGCAAGAGAATCCGCAAGGCAGTTTTTCCGGTGGCAGGTCTGGGTACCCGCTTCCTTCCCGCCACCAAGACGGTGCCCAAGGAAATGCTGCCGATCATCGATCGGCCGTTGATCCAGTACGCGGTGGACGAGGCGATCGAGGCCGGTTGCGACACGCTGATCTTCGTCACCAACCGCTACAAGCACGCGGTTGCGGATTACTTCGACAAGGCCTACGAGCTGGAGCAGAAGCTCGAGCGCGCCGGCAAGCTCGAACAGCTGGAGTTGGTGCGCCACGTACTGCCGAACGGCGTGCGCGCGATCTTCGTGACCCAGGCCGAAGCGCTCGGACTCGGCCATGCGGTGCTGTGCGCCAAGCCGATCATCGGCGATGAGCCGTTCGCGGTGCTGCTGCCCGACGACCTGATCTGGAACCGCGGTCCGGGCGCGCTGACGCAGATGGCCGACGTGGCCGAGCGCTCCGGCGCCAGCGTGATCGCCGTGCAGGACGTACCCCACGAGAGCACCGGCAGCTACGGCATCGTCGCCACCGAGGCGTTCGATGGCAGCGAAGGCAAGATCACCGCGATCGTCGAGAAGCCCAAGCCGGCCGATGCGCCGAGCGACCTGGCCGTGGTCGGCCGCTACGTGCTCAGCTCCAAGATCTTCGATCTGCTGGAAAAGACCGTGCCGGGCGCCGGTGGCGAGATCCAGCTGACCGACGCGATTGCCGCGCTGATCGGCAGCGATCCAGTGCATGCGTACCGCTTCGAGGGCACCCGCTTCGACTGCGGTACCCATATCGGCCTGATCGAGGCGACCATCCGCTACGCGCTGGACCACGAGAAGCTGAGCAAGCCGGCGCAGGACATGATGCGTCGCGCCCTGGCCGACGTCGAAGCCGGCGGCAAGTAA